The nucleotide sequence AAAAATCCTAAAACTCCCGGGAAAATATGGGCAAAATATGCCAAATATAACGAGAAAAAAGATTTTTATTTTGCTAGAGGCAGAGTGAAAGTCATCACAACCGAAGGACAGACTTTTGTGATGGAAACCATCAATTGGGACAAGAAAAATAAAAAGATGTACACCAAAGATACTGTTTTTGTTTCTGATAAAGATGGTAATATTTTGGTTGGTTCTCACGGAATGGTTGCGAAAGATGACTTCTCAGAATACACATTTTTCAATAATTCAGGTAGCTTTAATTCTGCAAAACTACCAGCCACAAGTCAATAAAATAGTGTAGTTTTGATGCTTGCTTAATTCGATCAAATTGGAAAACCAGATTTTTTTCGCTATTGGTCTTATGTCCGGAACTAGTTTGGATGGTCTGGATATTTGCTATTCAAAATTCATCAAAACCAAAAACAATTGGGACTTTCAGATCCTTACATCCGAAACAATTCCCTATTCTTCCGAGTGGGAACATGCTTTGAAAAATGCGATTCAGCTCACCAGTGAAGAGCTTTTGAAACTGGATGTTGATTATGGATTTTATCTCGGTGAAAAAACTTCAGAATTCATTTCAAAACATAAAATTATCAATCTAGACTTGATTGCCTCTCACGGTCACACGGTTTTTCATCAACCAAAAAACAAATTCACGTTACAAATTGGAGATGGACGAGCAATTAAATCAAAAACCAATAAAACGGTGATCTATGATTTCCGAAGTCAGGATGTCATTTTAGGAGGAAATGGAGCTCCACTCGTTCCCATTGGAGACGAACTGTTGTTCTCTAATTTTGATGCTTGTCTTAATCTTGGTGGATTTTCTAATATTTCTTTGAAACGAAATGGAAAACGAATCGCTTTTGATATTTGTCCCGTCAATATTATTCTGAATGATTTGGCTTTGAAACTCGGGAAAAAATTTGACGACAATGGAGATCTGGCAAGAACTGGATTAATTGATTATGAACTTCTTGATCAATTAAATCAACTCAAATTCTATCAGGAAAAAGCACCAAAATCTTTGGGAATAGAATGGATTAACGAACAAGTTCTACCATTAATAAAAACTCAAAAAACAGAAGATCTTTTAGCCACTTTTACGGAACACGCAGCGACTCAGATTGCAAATATTTTTGATTTTTATAACATACAAAATGTGCTCATCACCGGTGGTGGTGCTTACAATTCTTATTTAATCGAAAAGATAAAAAGCAGAACTGAAACTGAAATACAAATTCCAAAAAAGGAAATTATTGAATACAAAGAAGCTTTGATTTTTGCTTTTATGGGCGTTTTGAGATCATTAAATCTCGATAATGTTTTGTCATCAGCAACTGGAAGCCAAAATGACCATTGTTCTGGATTAATTTGCTAAGTCATAAAAATTGACGGAAATAATCCTAATATTTTAGGAAGTAAAATCTGGGTTTTAAAAAACACTGTCAGAATTAAAATCAGTATAATATAAATGACCGAGCTCTTTGTAAAAACTCCAATATTTCTATTTTTGAACATAAGCAAAAAAGAAAAAGTTGTAACAAATACAAGGAAATTCGTAGAAAAAACATCCTTGTAAAGCTGTTCTGAGTTCATACTTTCATTGATACAAAATCTAACAACTCCGAATCTAATTTTCAAAGAATAAACGAAGTTGTAAACGGTAAAAATCAAAAAATTAGCAAAGAAATATCTTACAATAGAATCAAACCAATCCTTATTTTTATAAATGTCAGATATTATTAAAAGAATAATAGAAATGATAAAGCTTACCAAGGAATCGTAAATCCACAAATCCATTATTCCCGAACAAAACTTGGCAATAAAAAAATTAAATAAAATTATAATTGCCACGGTAATGCAGCCGAAAAAAGAGATTTTTTTTACTGAATTCATAATTCTTATTATTATTAAATAAAAAGTTATTAGCAAGAAATAAATACAAAATCCAGATTATAAATATTTAAATATTAAAAGTTATAGAAATACAATATAAATTTCAAAAAAATTAATTTGTATTATTTAATTATTTTTATAATTTTGACAGTAATAATATAAAATCAATATTTATGAAGAAAATTTTATCTTTTTTTAGCTTAGCGGTAGCTTTAGCTAATTTTTCAGCACAAACGAACGTTTATGCTTACGGTTTCGACACTGCATTTCCTATCGGTTGGACGACAACAAACCAAAGTAGTCCTGCCACAACATCCTTATGGACTAAAGCTAACTACACAACGCCACTCTCAAATCCTTTGTTTGGAAGTGGTAACACCACAACTGTTCCTTCAGGACAAAGTGGAGGTAATAATTCATTTGCTTTAGTAAATTACACGAGTACGAGTGGTACTGGAACTATCAGCAATTGGCTTATAACATCTGCTATAGATGTACAGGATGGAGACATTGTTAGCTTTTATTCCAGAAAAGGTACAGACGGAACTATTGATTATCCTGATCGTTTAGAATTGCGATATAGTACAGCTGCAACTTCCGTTAATCCTTCTACAGGATCTGCTGATTTAGGCACTTTTACAAATCTGGGTGTGACTGTAAATCCAAGCCTTGCTGGAGGATTTGTTTATCCTAAAACCTGGACAAAATATAGTTTTACTGTCAGCGGAGTAGGAACAACTCCTAAATCTGTAAAATTTGCATTCCGATATTTTGTCACAAACGGAGGACCATCAGGAAGTAATTCCGATCTTATAGGAATTGATACATTTTCCATCGACAGAGCTACTCTAGCAGTAGCAGATTCTCAATCTAAGGATAAAACTAAAGTATATCCAAACCCTGCAAAAAACTTTATCAGTGTAAAAACAGCTCATAAATATTCATCAGTGAAGATTTATAATATTGCAGGACAGTTGATCTCAGAAGTACCTTTTGATTCAGAGAAATCAATTGATGTTTCCAAGTTAAAAAATGGAACTTATATTCTAGAAGCGTCAAACGGATCTTCTAAAGAGTCATTCAAGTTCATCAAGGAATAAAATCTGTTTCAAAGACTAATTTAAAACGGTCTTTCTCATTACAAAAAAAACCTTTCAGAGTTATCATCTGAAAGGTTTTCTTTATTTTGGCAAATTCTTATAACTGCTCTATCTTATCTGTAAGAGAATTAATAAAATTCTGCAATGGTTTTTCTACCATCATTTTAATAAAAGGATTGAACTTGCCTTCAAAAAGCAACTGCACTTCCGTCTGGCTTTCGCTCACAGGATTCATAGTTCCGGTAAGTGCAAAATCCAAACTTGAGCTTGCAGATTTCAGAACTACTTCTTTTTCAGAAACATTCTCAATTTTCAAAGCAATTTCCGGCATTCCTTTCAACCCGAATTTGAAACCATCTTCTCTAGCTTCGAAATTCTGCAGACTCTCAGGCATCAGATCTTTATAATCCTGAGGATTTTTCAGCATTCCGGCCAATTCTGATGAAGATTTATTTACTATAATTTTGCGTCCTTCTAAATTCATTTTTATATTTTTGTATTAATATTAATAGCCTTACAAATGTATAAAGTTTTTATCAATGAGAAAAGATTAATTTTGAGTTCTGAGCCTCAAGATAGTCCTAAAACACTGAATTACGATGGGTCGCATAGTTTTGATTTTGCTATTGACTTGTTAGAAAATACAGCGTCGCAAGGCCTTAATATTTATCATAATAATATAGAAAAACTCTGGGCCGATTTCAGAAATTACTTCAAAAACATCGAAGCCGCTGGCGGCGTTGTCATCAATCCAGAAAATAAAATTCTCTTTATCCATCGATTAGGAAAGTGGGATTTGCCCAAAGGTAAAATTGAAAAAGGCGAATCCAGAGAAGTGGCTGCAGTACGCGAAGTAGAAGAAGAATGTGGGATTTCTAATCTACAGCTGAAAGATTTTTTAAACGCCACTTATCATATTTACACCGAAAGAGACGGCAAAAAAATACTGAAAACCACGCATTGGTTTCATATGCTATATTCCGGAAAAGAAACGCCAAAACCTCAGATAGAAGAAGGCATTAACGAAGTTAGCTGGAAAAATGAGGCCGAGATAGAAACTGTAATTATTCCATCAACTTTTCAGAATATTAAATTAATTCTTGCCGATTTTAAATCCAAATGCAAATAAAAATGCCGCTTAAAATAAAAGCGGCATTTTTTGTTATCTCAATTCAGCACTGAATTCTTTCTGAAAGGATTTTATAAGAGAATTCATTACCTCTGTTATATCCTTATCTTCTAATGTTTTTTCCTCATTCAGAAGTTCGAAACTCATTGCGTAGGATTTTTTACCTTCTGGAAGATTTTTCCCTTCGTAAACATCAAACAGATTGATATTTTTCAGGAAAGGTGATTTGTTGGATTTTGCTAACTCATACAATTCTGCATAGGTAATGGTTTTATCTACCAACAAAGCCAAATCTCTTCTTATTTTGTTAAACTTCGGAATATCTACGAATTTCAGATTTTCTTTCGTTCTCAGTGCTTGGCAGTTTTCCAACTCGATTTCTGCATAGAAAACTTCTTGGCTGATGTCGAAATCTTTTAATAATTGTGGTGCAACTTTCCCTAATCTCGCCAAGGTTTTATCGCCAGACTTGATTTCCAACGCATCAGAAAAACGGTCATCGTCTAACGCAAATTCGTGAAGTTCTACATTTAATTTTTCCAAAAGAACTTTGACATAAGCTTTGAGATAATAGAAATCTGTTGCGCTTTTTGGCTGTCGCCAGTTCTCAGAAACTTCCCTTCCTGTCGTCAGAATGGCCAACTGTTTTCTTTCCTCGTACTGCTCTTTTTTATGGTAAATTTTCCCTAATTCGAAAAATTTGATGTCTGAAGATTTTCTATTGATATTATAAATGGCATTCTCCAAAAGCCCTTCCAACAAAGATTTTCTCATAAAAGCCAAATCTCCACTTAACGGGTTTAGCAATTTTACAGCATTCGTTTCATCTTTCACAGACGTTAATGAATTATTCATCACTTCATGAAAACCGTTGGATTGCAAGGTTCTTGCCCAAGAATTTTCTAACGCATCTTGGTCATCAAAACTCAATTTCACAGGTGTGAATGAGATTTTTTTAGGCGCATCGATCTTGTTGTAACCGTAGATTCTCAAAACTTCTTCTATGACATCAATTTCTCTTGTTACATCTGCTCTGTAAACAGGAACAGATAATTCTAAACCATTTTGAATCTCATTAAGAATCTGAATATCAAGAGATTTTAAAATTTCTTTGATTTTCTCTCTGTGAATTTTAGTGCCCAAAATCTGGTCTAATTTCGAATATCTGAAAACCACATAATGGTCTTTTATTTTTTCAGGATAGTGTTCTAGAATCTCTCCTACTAATTTCCCGCCAGCTAATTCTTGAATCAAAGTGATTGCATGAGTTAAAGCTGTTCTTGCATTATTTGGGTCAACACCTCTTTCAAAACGGAAAGATGCATCAGTATTTAGTCCGTGTAATTTAGATGCTTTTCTAATCGCAACCGGATTGAAATAAGCACTTTCCAAAAAGATAGTTTTAGTTTCAGAAGAAACGCCACTTTCACTTCCCCCAAAAACGCCGGCAATACACATTGGATTATCTTTTCCGTCTTTGATGATGATTTCGGAACCTTTCAAAGTTCTCTCTACATTGTCAAGAGTTTTGAATTTGGTTCCTGCTTCTACGGTTCCAACCTTCACCGTTTTGTCTGCAATTTTATCGGCATCAAAAGCGTGAAGCGGTTGCCCCAATCCGTGAAGAATATAATTAGTAATATCTACAACATTGTTAATTGGCGAAAGTCCGATGGCTTTCAATCTGTTTTTCAACCAATCTGGAGAAGTTTTAACTTCAACATTTTCGATAACAGCACCTAGATATCTTGGTGCTAATTCAGAATCTTCAACTTCTAATTTGAAATCGTGAGAACCTTCGATGTTTAAAACTTTAGATTCTAATTTTGTGAATTCTGATTTTAGATTATTAGAAGAAACGAACGCCTGCAAATCTCTTGCAACGCCGTAATGCGACATTGCATCGGTTCTGTTTGGAGTTAATCCGATCTCGTAAACCTCATCGTTGGTCAATTCAAAATAATCAGCGAAAGGTTTCCCAACTTCATATTTAGTTCCGTCCAAAACCATAATTCCGCCGTGGTCATCACTCAAACCTAACTCATCCTCGGCGCAAATCATTCCTTCGGAAACTTCGCCACGGATTTTAGCTTTTTTGATTTCGAAAGAACTTCCGTCTTTGGCGTAGATTTTTGTTCCTACAACAGCTACAGGAACTGTTTGTCCAACAGCAACATTCGGTGCTCCACAAACGATTTCCAGAATTTTTCCGTTTCCAACGTCAACCGTTGTTTTGTTTAGTTTATCAGCATTCGGATGTTTTTCGCAAGTCAAAACTTTACCTACGATAATTCCTTCCAGACTTCCTTTTACGCTTTCAAATTTATCAACACCTTCTACTTCCAAACCGATATCGGTAAGATATGCGCTGATTTTCTCAGAGTTAAGGTCTGTTTTGATATAATCTTTAAGCCAATTATTAGAAATTTTCATTCTTTTTTAAATTTGATTGTCGGATGTCGGAAGTCCGATGTCCGAAGTTTTAGTTTATTATTTAAAGACTCTTCGACAGGCTCAGAGTTACAGCTCTAATATGCGACGCTTTCTATTTGCGGTGTCAGGCTGAGCTTGTCGAAGCCTCCACATTATTGTTTTTTAAACTAAAATTTGAGACCTGAATTTCAAATCTCAAATTTTTATTAATCAATTTGATAAATCAATTATCAATTATTATTCATCAATTATAAACCTATCACAGGCATAGAAAGCATCAAGATACTTTCATTCTCCTCCAATCCGTCAACTGGTTCTACAATTCCTGGTCTGTTTGGTTGAGACATTTTCATTGTGATATCGTCAGAAGCCAAAACGGATAGCATTTCTGTTAGGAATTTTGAACTGAAACCGATATTGATATCATCGCCGTTATAGTCACAAGGAATCTGCATATCTGCTTTGTTTGCGTATTCTGTATCTTCTGCGTGAAGATGAAGAACGTTACCAGATAATTTGAATCTCACTTGATTCGTAGATTTGTTTGACATAATAGACGCTCTTCTAATAGAACTCAAAAGCAAACTTCTGTTGATGGTCAAAACGTTTGGATTTTCTTTTGGGATTACCGCGTTGTAGTTTGGATATTTTCCGTCAATCAAACGACAAATCCAGATGTTATTCCCGAATGTGAATTTCGCCATATTATCACTGAATTCAATCACAACATCTTCGTTGGAATTGTTCAGGATATTTTTGAAAATCGACAATGGTTTCTTTGGCATAATGAACTCCAAAGTCTCGGGATGTACGATATCAGTTCTTTTGTAAACCACCAATCT is from Epilithonimonas vandammei and encodes:
- the dnaN gene encoding DNA polymerase III subunit beta, which codes for MRFIVASGDLQKALQTVSGVISGSQSRPILENFLFDLDQNLLTVTASDGETTLITSLEVKSDDKGKFAVPGKIFQDFLKTYGEQPLTLAVKDSEDGNGSVLEILDEKDNFAVALDNADDYPELPEFDASQKVTIGGGILAEALANTLFATSNDSLRPVMTGVLFQFKEDETNFVSTDSHRLVVYKRTDIVHPETLEFIMPKKPLSIFKNILNNSNEDVVIEFSDNMAKFTFGNNIWICRLIDGKYPNYNAVIPKENPNVLTINRSLLLSSIRRASIMSNKSTNQVRFKLSGNVLHLHAEDTEYANKADMQIPCDYNGDDINIGFSSKFLTEMLSVLASDDITMKMSQPNRPGIVEPVDGLEENESILMLSMPVIGL
- the lptC gene encoding LPS export ABC transporter periplasmic protein LptC; the encoded protein is MKDYYSKIFNLKTSQRFILLLMFFLIQSCEEDLTKINKNKKTNFASQVIYNGAILQKDSGQIKVRFTAPLIEKYELIDSPYVEAKKGMYLEFFDKKNPKTPGKIWAKYAKYNEKKDFYFARGRVKVITTEGQTFVMETINWDKKNKKMYTKDTVFVSDKDGNILVGSHGMVAKDDFSEYTFFNNSGSFNSAKLPATSQ
- a CDS encoding SRPBCC family protein, whose protein sequence is MNLEGRKIIVNKSSSELAGMLKNPQDYKDLMPESLQNFEAREDGFKFGLKGMPEIALKIENVSEKEVVLKSASSSLDFALTGTMNPVSESQTEVQLLFEGKFNPFIKMMVEKPLQNFINSLTDKIEQL
- a CDS encoding anhydro-N-acetylmuramic acid kinase, with translation MENQIFFAIGLMSGTSLDGLDICYSKFIKTKNNWDFQILTSETIPYSSEWEHALKNAIQLTSEELLKLDVDYGFYLGEKTSEFISKHKIINLDLIASHGHTVFHQPKNKFTLQIGDGRAIKSKTNKTVIYDFRSQDVILGGNGAPLVPIGDELLFSNFDACLNLGGFSNISLKRNGKRIAFDICPVNIILNDLALKLGKKFDDNGDLARTGLIDYELLDQLNQLKFYQEKAPKSLGIEWINEQVLPLIKTQKTEDLLATFTEHAATQIANIFDFYNIQNVLITGGGAYNSYLIEKIKSRTETEIQIPKKEIIEYKEALIFAFMGVLRSLNLDNVLSSATGSQNDHCSGLIC
- a CDS encoding NUDIX hydrolase; its protein translation is MYKVFINEKRLILSSEPQDSPKTLNYDGSHSFDFAIDLLENTASQGLNIYHNNIEKLWADFRNYFKNIEAAGGVVINPENKILFIHRLGKWDLPKGKIEKGESREVAAVREVEEECGISNLQLKDFLNATYHIYTERDGKKILKTTHWFHMLYSGKETPKPQIEEGINEVSWKNEAEIETVIIPSTFQNIKLILADFKSKCK
- a CDS encoding T9SS-dependent choice-of-anchor J family protein; translated protein: MKKILSFFSLAVALANFSAQTNVYAYGFDTAFPIGWTTTNQSSPATTSLWTKANYTTPLSNPLFGSGNTTTVPSGQSGGNNSFALVNYTSTSGTGTISNWLITSAIDVQDGDIVSFYSRKGTDGTIDYPDRLELRYSTAATSVNPSTGSADLGTFTNLGVTVNPSLAGGFVYPKTWTKYSFTVSGVGTTPKSVKFAFRYFVTNGGPSGSNSDLIGIDTFSIDRATLAVADSQSKDKTKVYPNPAKNFISVKTAHKYSSVKIYNIAGQLISEVPFDSEKSIDVSKLKNGTYILEASNGSSKESFKFIKE
- the pheT gene encoding phenylalanine--tRNA ligase subunit beta — encoded protein: MKISNNWLKDYIKTDLNSEKISAYLTDIGLEVEGVDKFESVKGSLEGIIVGKVLTCEKHPNADKLNKTTVDVGNGKILEIVCGAPNVAVGQTVPVAVVGTKIYAKDGSSFEIKKAKIRGEVSEGMICAEDELGLSDDHGGIMVLDGTKYEVGKPFADYFELTNDEVYEIGLTPNRTDAMSHYGVARDLQAFVSSNNLKSEFTKLESKVLNIEGSHDFKLEVEDSELAPRYLGAVIENVEVKTSPDWLKNRLKAIGLSPINNVVDITNYILHGLGQPLHAFDADKIADKTVKVGTVEAGTKFKTLDNVERTLKGSEIIIKDGKDNPMCIAGVFGGSESGVSSETKTIFLESAYFNPVAIRKASKLHGLNTDASFRFERGVDPNNARTALTHAITLIQELAGGKLVGEILEHYPEKIKDHYVVFRYSKLDQILGTKIHREKIKEILKSLDIQILNEIQNGLELSVPVYRADVTREIDVIEEVLRIYGYNKIDAPKKISFTPVKLSFDDQDALENSWARTLQSNGFHEVMNNSLTSVKDETNAVKLLNPLSGDLAFMRKSLLEGLLENAIYNINRKSSDIKFFELGKIYHKKEQYEERKQLAILTTGREVSENWRQPKSATDFYYLKAYVKVLLEKLNVELHEFALDDDRFSDALEIKSGDKTLARLGKVAPQLLKDFDISQEVFYAEIELENCQALRTKENLKFVDIPKFNKIRRDLALLVDKTITYAELYELAKSNKSPFLKNINLFDVYEGKNLPEGKKSYAMSFELLNEEKTLEDKDITEVMNSLIKSFQKEFSAELR